The following proteins are encoded in a genomic region of Arachis ipaensis cultivar K30076 chromosome B02, Araip1.1, whole genome shotgun sequence:
- the LOC107627873 gene encoding probable disease resistance protein At4g27220, with product MGNLACKPLEKAIDLLLEASIRQLDYIINYEDHVKNIKELDDKLEKNELTVKHLVDAAKNNAEEITPTAEGWLKKVAEKREESKEFHDDKMLESKTSCFSGGCSSGALPFLWHRRQLGRKAKKILAPSIDNLNKEFSQVTKAISGGPKVLKIADSNRYHEFESRKGIIDKIMEKLKDSRVRMVGLHGPSGVGKTSLLYKIAEQATCNTILFDKVAWATVKKDPDLRKVQQDIADHLGLTFANEGDDRRAARLRDVLTQKNTLVILDDLWDELDLNKIGIPFDDDNVSSDVMHNQRNEAKEQRAKIENSPGNTKGCKILVTSRFEEVLRVKMNVKSTFLVPKLKPGEASALFTRVAGIPNENPELSDMLDKYCAGLPMLVLILGKSLRNKSESELKDELQKLGNQEPNEAREDMENYVKKNYDHLASEELKSILLVSAQISHQSLIADLVKYCYGLGILKGVHTLREAHDRISKSSINKLKDSGLMLDCNSIDHFEMHDIVRDAALSIACKERKVFILRNDKLDFWPDKKQLQKLSGIHLHKSRIMVELPKVLNCPQLKFFHIDNDDPSLQIPDRFFERMEDLRVLVLSGIHLSNLPSSIECLANLRMLCLEKCTLGNLSIINKLKNLRILSLSGSRIEDWLPELECLCKLQLLDISDCFINRFTRSLSLSSFTSLEELHIRNSLTNHSQISILSEVKHLHELNTIDVCIPNAEFLPTDLFFHELNDYKIVIGDFETLSTGDFKMPNKYETSRSLALQLEADMDIHSLKGVKLLFKGVENLLLGDLHGVRNAFYELNLDGFPYLKHLSIVNNKDIEYIVNSMELSQPQDVFPNLELLSLFNLIKIKKICCSPVTDSSFSRLKTIKVKMCPQLKSIFFLYIVKFLTSLETIDVSKCDSLEAIVGEEGEGSNNKVEFHKLCSLALQDLPSFVSFYNINDREIVPAVTNEQSATTSISLFNENVEIPNLETLKLFSIKIHKIWSNPPSNSWFQNLIKLTMKDCCNLTYLCSLSVACNLNKLKSISISGCPLMEKLFVTEGKKNVYAKVRILPELEEIQLSQMEILKDIWPHEDEVGADSFPSLISVDISDCDKLEIIFPNHMKCWYLHLKSLKVYCCVSVEFIFKIRGSSQQNDTKSALLEVIDLWDLPYLKQVWSEDPKGVVNFTNLQSIEISDCNTLSNVLQASIAKDLGKLERFSIQSCDNLEEIIACDGGSETTLKFPEVVSMSLRKLPSIRCLYKGRHIVECPNLKQLTMIECPNLKYP from the exons ATGGGGAACCTTGCGTGTAAACCACTAGAAAAAGCGATTGACTTACTCCTGGAAGCGAGTATTCGCCAGCTTGATTATATTATCAATTATGAAGATCATGTTAAGAATATAAAAGAACTCGATGATAAGCTTGAGAAGAATGAGCTAACAGTGAAGCACCTTGTTGACGCTGCAAAAAATAATGCAGAAGAAATCACACCAACTGCTGAAGGTTGGCTTAAGAAGGTGGCGGAAAAGAGGGAAGAAAGTAAGGAGTTTCACGATGACAAAATGCTTGAATCCAAGACAAGTTGCTTTAGCGGGGGCTGCTCTAGCGGGGCTCTGCCTTTCTTGTGGCACAGGCGTCAACTTGGCAGGAAAGCAAAGAAGATATTGGCACCCAGTATTGACAATCTAAATAAGGAATTTTCCCAAGTTACAAAAGCAATTTCTGGTGGTCCAAAAGTTCTAAAGATTGCGGATAGCAATCGCTATCATGAGTTTGAATCAAGAAAGGGTATAATCGACAAGATCATGGAGAAATTAAAAGATTCGAGGGTGAGGATGGTTGGGCTGCATGGGCCTAGTGGTGTGGGCAAGACTTCTTTGCTCTACAAAATTGCAGAGCAAGCTACTTGCAATACAATACTGTTTGATAAGGTGGCCTGGGCAACCGTAAAGAAAGATCCAGACCTTCGAAAAGTTCAGCAAGATATCGCCGACCATTTAGGATTGACTTTTGCAAATGAAGGTGACGATAGGAGAGCAGCTCGTTTGAGAGATGTGTTGACGCAGAAGAATACCCTTGTGATCCTTGATGACCTTTGGGATGAACTGGATTTGAACAAGATAGGGATTCCATTTGATGATGACAATGTTTCAAGTGATGTCATGCACAATCAAAGAAATGAGGCAAAAGAGCAAAGAGCAAAAATTGAAAATTCTCCTGGCAACACCAAGGGATGCAAGATTTTGGTCACTTCAAGATTTGAAGAAGTTTTGCGTGTTAAGATGAATGTTAAGTCAACTTTCCTTGTGCCAAAATTAAAGCCTGGCGAAGCTTCAGCATTGTTTACGAGGGTGGCTGGAATACCAAATGAAAATCCGGAGTTATCCGATATGCTTGACAAGTATTGTGCAGGGTTACCCATGCTTGTTCTTATACTCGGAAAGTCGTTAAGAAATAAGAGCGAGTCCGAGTTAAAAGATGAACTACAAAAACTCGGAAACCAAGAACCAAATGAAGCAAGAGAGGACATGGAGAATTACGTGAAGAAGAATTATGATCATCTAGCAAGTGAGGAGCTCAAGTCTATTTTGCTAGTTTCAGCTCAAATAAGTCATCAATCACTAATTGCAGACTTGGTGAAGTATTGTTATGGCTTGGGCATACTTAAAGGTGTCCACACACTGAGGGAAGCTCACGACAGAATATCCAAATCATCAATCAACAAGTTAAAAGATTCAGGGTTGATGTTGGATTGTAATTCTATTGATCATTTCGAGATGCATGATATAGTTCGAGATGCTGCTCTATCCATAGCATGCAAGGAGCGCAAGGTATTTATCTTGAGAAATGACAAACTAGATTTTTGGCCTGACAAGAAGCAACTTCAGAAGCTTTCTGGAATTCATCTACACAAGAGTCGTATCATGGTTGAACTCCCAAAAGTTTTGAACTGTCCTCAACTCAAATTCTTCCATATCGACAATGATGATCCAAGTTTGCAAATACCAGACAGATTTTTTGAAAGAATGGAAGATCTCAGAGTATTAGTATTATCAGGAATCCATCTATCAAATCTTCCGTCTTCAATTGAATGCTTAGCAAACCTCAGAATGCTTTGCTTGGAGAAATGCACTCTTGGTAACTTGTCAAttataaataaactaaaaaatttaaGAATTCTTAGCCTTTCAGGATCTAGAATTGAAGATTGGCTACCAGAGTTAGAGTGCTTATGCAAGTTACAGTTGCTAGACATTAGCGACTGTTTCATAAACAGATTTACTCGATCTCTTTCTTTATCAAGCTTCACCAGTTTGGAGGAACTGCATATAAGAAACAGCTTGACAAATCATAGTCAAATTTCAATTCTATCTGAGGTGAAACATTTGCATGAATTGAATACTATAGATGTTTGCATCCCCAATGCTGAGTTTTTGCCAACAGACTTGTTCTTTCACGAGTTGAATGATTACAAGATTGTGATTGGAGACTTTGAGACACTTTCGACTGGGGATTTCAAGATGCCCAACAAATATGAAACTTCAAGATCATTGGCACTGCAGCTAGAAGCTGACATGGATATTCACTCTCTCAAAGGAGTTAAATTGTTATTCAAAGGAGTGGAGAATTTGCTATTGGGAGATCTGCATGGAGTTCGAAATGCATTTTATGAGCTAAATTTGGATGGATTTCCATATTTGAAACACTTGTCGATAGTAAATAACAAAGACATTGAATATATTGTGAATTCAATGGAGTTGTCACAACCTCAAGATGTGTTTCCCAATTTAGAGTTGCTTAGTCTCTTCAACCTAATTAAGATAAAGAAGATATGTTGTAGTCCTGTTACAGATTCATCATTCTCTAGACTAAAGACAATCAAAGTGAAAATGTGCCCCCAATTGAAGAGTATATTCTTTCTTTACATTGTTAAATTTCTTACTAGTCTAGAAACAATTGATGTCTCTAAATGTGATTCTTTAGAGGCAATTGTTGGTGAGGAAGGAGAAGGATCCAACAATAAGGTTGAGTTTCACAAGTTATGCTCTTTGGCACTACAAGATTTACCATCATTTGTCAGTTTTTACAATATCAATGACAGGGAAATTGTCCCAGCAGTAACGAATGAGCAGAGTGCCACAACTTCCATTTCTCTCTTTAATGAAAAT GTGGAAATTCCAAACTTAGAAACTTTGAAGTTGTTTTCAATCAAGATTCACAAGATATGGAGCAATCCACCTTCAAATAGTTGGTTTCAGAACTTAATAAAGTTAACTATGAAAGACTGTTGTAACTTGACATATTTATGTTCATTGTCTGTGGCTTGCAATCTCAATAAATTAAAAAGCATTTCTATAAGTGGGTGTCCATTGATGGAAAAGTTATTTGTCACAGAAGGAAAAAAGAATGTGTATGCAAAG GTTCGTATCCTTCCTGAGTTAGAGGAAATCCAGTTGAGTCAAATGGAGATTTTAAAAGACATATGGCCACATGAAGACGAAGTCGGTGCAGATTCATTTCCAAGTCTCATTTCTGTTGATATTAGCGATTGCGATAAGCTTGAAATCATTTTTCCTAATCATATGAAATGCTGGTATTTGCATTTGAAAAGCTTAAAGGTTTATTGTTGCGTGTCAGTGGAATTCATTTTTAAAATAAGAGGTTCTTCGcaacaaaatgacaccaaatCTGCATTACTGGAGGTTATTGATTTGTGGGATCTCCCATATCTGAAGCAAGTGTGGAGTGAAGATCCAAAAGGAGTGGTTAACTTCACAAAtctgcagagcatagagatttcTGATTGTAACACATTGAGTAATGTGTTGCAAGCATCTATAGCCAAGGATCTGGGAAAACTAGAAAGATTTTCGATACAATCTTGTGATAATTTGGAAGAAATCATTGCGTGTGATGGAGGATCAGAAACAACATTGAAGTTTCCTGAAGTAGTCTCCATGTCACTTAGGAAGTTACCAAGCATCCGATGTTTGTACAAAGGGAGACATATTGTAGAGTGTCCAAACTTGAAGCAACTGACAATGATTGAGTGTCCAAATCTGAAGTATCcataa